The following are encoded together in the Anoplopoma fimbria isolate UVic2021 breed Golden Eagle Sablefish chromosome 13, Afim_UVic_2022, whole genome shotgun sequence genome:
- the mmab gene encoding corrinoid adenosyltransferase produces the protein MASFIIKPAYLRCVVRTGRLINEHRTRNTWYSGRSYATEGDNRVPKIYTKTGDKGFSSTFTGERRPKEDHIFEALGNADELSSTIGLAREFCLDKGHTFTYQLDKIQCILQDVGSNIATPRSSARDSHIKKTKFTAQPIADLENWIDTFTEELPPLTNFILPSGGKSSAALHLARTVCRRAERSVAPIVRSGEADPDVAKFLNRLSDYLFTAARYAATKEGKEETIYKRPE, from the exons ATGGCTTCGTTTATTATCAAACCTGCTTACCTCCGTTGTGTTGTAAGGACAGGCAGGCTCATAAACGAGCATCGGACGAGAAACACATGGTATTCAGGCAGAAG TTATGCAACTGAAGGAGACAACAGGGTACCCAAAATATACACCAAAACTGGAGACAAAG GTTTCTCAAGTACATTTACAGGAGAAAGGAGGCCAAAGGAAGATCATATTTTTGAGGCCTTGGGAAATGCAGATGAGCTATCATCAACTATAGG CTTGGCGAGAGAATTTTGCCTCGACAAAGGCCACACGTTTACATATCAGCTGGACAAG ATCCAGTGCATTCTACAAGATGTGGGCTCCAATATTGCAACTCCTCGATCATCTGCAAGAGACAGTCACATAA AGAAAACAAAATTTACTGCACAGCCAATTGCAGACCTGGAAAACTGGATTGATACATTTACAGAAGAACTCCCTCCACTGACCAACTTCATTTTACCT TCTGGAGGGAAAAGCAGCGCCGCTTTGCACTTGGCTCGGACAGTGTGTCGGAGGGCAGAACGCAG TGTTGCTCCAATTGTGCGGTCAGGTGAGGCAGATCCAGATGTTGCCAAGTTTTTGAACAG ATTAAGCGACTACTTGTTCACTGCGGCCAGATATGCAGCAACGAAAGAAGGCAAAGAGGAGACGATCTACAAAAGACCCGAATGA